The window TAGGCTTTTTTTCTGCCTCATTCTAAAGTCTTTTACCTCCAACACATTTTTAccctttattatttattcagctTCATTCAACTTCCCACAACATGCCGCTGCCACCGCCATGTCTTGCCATGTTTATGGTGTGTTCAGGACAATACATAGTCTTGGTTTTCCACTAAACAGGAAGTTTTGATTGTAAGCCAAAAAGTTCCAATTCTCTGATTGCTGCTTTCCATTTTGTGATGAtctattgcataaaatcccattgaaatacatatatgtttgtgtttataacAAGAGACAGGAtgaaaaaagcttaaaacaCTTTTGTTATTCACtgtatttttcaatatttcatcaCGTTTACCTGTAAAATCTTTTGTACCAACTTTCTTCCAGACGACAAAGGTCAGACCAGTGTGAAGTTCGGCGTCTTATTTAGTGACGACCGCTGCGCCAACATCTTCGAGGCGTTGGTGGGGACGCTGAAGGCGGCCAAGAAGCAGAAGATCATCGACTTCCAGGGCGAGCTGCTCCTGCAGGGCGTCCATGACAACGTGGACGTCGTCCTGCTGAAGGAATGAAGCCAAATTTTGAATTTAACGACCCTTTAATGAGCCGAGGGTCTGATTGAAACCTCTGAGAACGCTGCGTCCCTGCGGCACATCTGTCcaagtttttctctttcttttttgtttgcaggtCCGTTAAACTAAAATTCAATCACATTTTGCTGgcatttctgtattatttcaCTTCAGTGTGCCAAATTGTTTAAGCTCTACAGCAGCTCTGGAGTGTTTTTGGTTCTTCGGacaaatatttctatattttgtttgttgcacATTTTATCCCTTCAGCTATAAAGTTTCCAAAATCTCAAAAGATGCATGTTTCAATTTGGAAAATTAACTTTCTGCTTCAGACTCCTACACTGTCTTGTTACGATCTGATCCTGCTGAGTGCAGAAACATCTTTTACTATATTTCAGGAATACATACTACagatttaacattaaaaatgcacaaaccaAGAATGTAATATATCCTTATTTTTTAGGTTATGTCATCTTTCGTTGCCTTTTTTTGGATAAAGTTTGTAAATCCCAACCAGATGCCTTTCTTGAGCATTCCCATGCTTAGAAAACCTGTTTGTTTATAGTTCTGACTTCTTGTTCTCTAAAGGCAGCTGTTTTCCCATCAGATCTGAAAAATCCTGTGCATCATCTGTTGTATAAATCCCAGCGTTGCTTCAACCAAACGGCGGTTCTGCTTACTGTTTACATGCGCCGCTTCTACTACCTCCTGTGGACTTTCAAACACGGCGTTCAAAGCACAGCGACTTTTTATACAAACTTTGACCACAAGGAAAGTTAAAAGTGCATTTCAGTACTGCTCTTCTGACTCATTACaacaaaaaacgtttttttaaaatgtcacgaATGAGTTTTCTTCCCcccgaaaaaaaaaactttttagaaaaacagcctttttttGCAGGAACTTGTAATGAACAAATGGAGAATGTATTTCTTGTGCAGTCTTAAGTGTTGGAAAATGTACTTATAATGATTCTCAGGACCAAAAATGTGCTTGATAACTGTCCCATGGCTTTATTTAGTGTTATAAATTGAGATTTATGATATTAATCTTGTGCTGTTGGTCCAATGAAACATTTGGATCAGGTGTGACTACTTTCTGAAATCCTTGCTCAAGaaattttttggaaataaatccttaaataaaatttgatttcatcttattccttattttttatttgtctaaaacaGTTGCACAAAAGTTTGTAAAGGTAATGGAGAAGGATTATGAAAGATGCCTGATCTGCAAGTTTTACACGACCTGTTTCTCTGCTGTTCTATCGACTTCACCACTTTTAAGcgttctggttttggttcagtttgatGTTTACTAGTTgacaaaaacagctaaaaaaaaaaaaaaatccagaaaagcGGAGACATTATCAAAGTGAACGAAACCGAAAAGTCTTAAAAGTTGTGGGAATGATGCTGCTTGTGCCCGCTTGAATGCGACGTTACTGTATGTTTGGCTCCATCATTGCTACCAACAGAACTGAAGTTGGTTCTGCtgtggaacaaaataaaagtctttacACTTGAAGACTTGAGTTGTGAttctttttcttaaatctgAATTAATTTAGAAATGGCTTCATGTGTTAAAAGTGTtgctttcaaatgaaaataaatactactggtaaaaaaaaatagtggattttgttttcataaattgCTTCT is drawn from Xiphophorus hellerii strain 12219 chromosome 15, Xiphophorus_hellerii-4.1, whole genome shotgun sequence and contains these coding sequences:
- the abracl gene encoding costars family protein ABRACL, with the protein product MNVSHEISLLVEEIQRLGCKNDKGQTSVKFGVLFSDDRCANIFEALVGTLKAAKKQKIIDFQGELLLQGVHDNVDVVLLKE